One genomic segment of Brassica napus cultivar Da-Ae chromosome A3, Da-Ae, whole genome shotgun sequence includes these proteins:
- the LOC106353049 gene encoding eukaryotic translation initiation factor 3 subunit G, protein MTTDPQQKTSKFRWGEMDEDDDLDFLLPPKQVIGPDENGLKTVIEYKFNEEGNKVKITTKSRVRKLASARLNKRAMERRSWPKFGDAANEDAGSRLTMVSTEEILLERPRAPGTKADDTKAAGDNLSQLGKGGAVLMVCRTCGKKGDHWTSKCPYKDLAAPTDVFVDKPPTGETSTASAAPGSGKAAYVPPSMRAGADRSSGGSDMRRRNDENSVRVTNLSEDTREPDLMELFHPFGAVTRVYVAIDQKTGVSRGFGFVNFVSREDAQRAINKLNGYGYDNLILRVEWATPRPT, encoded by the exons ATGACGACCGATCCACAGCAGAAAACGAGCAAGTTCCGATGGGGAGAGATGGACGAAGACGACGATCTCGACTTCCTTCTCCCTCCGAAGCAAGTGATCGGCCCAGACGAGAACGGATTGAAGACGGTGATCGAGTACAAGTTCAACGAAGAAGGCAACAAGGTCAAGATCACGACCAAGTCACGCGTCCGTAAGCTAGCTTCCGCGCGGCTCAACAAGCGAGCCATGGAGCGGAGGAGCTGGCCTAAGTTCGGAGACGCCGCGAACGAGGACGCTGGGAGCCGTCTCACCATGGTTTCGACCGAAGAGATTCTTCTGGAACGGCCTAGAGCTCCTG GTACCAAAGCAGATGATACAAAGGCAGCAGGGGACAACTTGTCTCAGCTGGGTAAAGGTGGTGCAGTCCTCATGGTTTGCAGGACATGCGGCAAGAAAGGTGATCACTGGACATCAAAATGCCCTTACAAGGATCTAGCTGCACCAACCGATGTCTTTGTCGACAAGCCACCCACGGGGGAAACATCTACCGCATCCGCCGCACCTGGATCCGGCAAGGCCGCTTACGTCCCGCCTAGCATGAGAGCTGGTGCGGACAGGAGCTCTGGCGGTTCGGACATGAGGAGGAGGAACGATGAGAACTCTGTGCGTGTGACTAACTTGTCTGAAGACACCCGTGAACCTGATTTGATGGAGCTCTTCCATCCGTTTGGAGCTGTCACTCGTGTCTATGTGGCGATTGATCAGAAAACTGGAGTGAGCAGAGGATTTGGTTTCGTTAATTTCGTGAGCAGAGAAGACGCTCAACGAGCCATCAACAAACTGAATGGTTATGGTTATGATAACCTCATCCTCAGGGTTGAGTGGGCTACTCCAAGACCCACCTAG
- the LOC106353050 gene encoding uncharacterized protein LOC106353050, whose product MKLNRGGGELGHHHPEALKFSSLTFTLERPREYLVLLTRLSILTCLIVSVSLVLRATFTSTSAPYSYGLRFHAVSQKALATPPARSTGPINISHIQFCIAGAAETWLDRSRYTSSWWSNSTRGFVWLDKPVMINKNHSNNRFSIPVRVSDTSWTRFRFSSSRAAVRIARVVLDSYKLNLPDVRWFVMGDDDTVFFAENLVEALSKYDHEEMWYVGGNSESVEQDVMHDYDMAFGGGGFAISRPLAARLAAAMDGCLQRYFYFYGSDQRIAACVSEIGVPFTEERGFHQLDIRGDPYGFLSAHPLAPLVSLHHLDYLDPLLPNKTPIESLQTLMKPYTLDPHRILQQINCHDPKRGWSISISWGYSIQIYAYFLTTKDLETPLQTFKTWRSFSDGPFMFNTRPLKPDPCERPVTYFMDGAEDVGDSGTKTWYSVGDKNYGHCEKSEHTRVNKVKRILVTSMKMDPEYWKKAPRRQCCELLEGGGNEKEMSIRIRKCSSLEMI is encoded by the exons ATGAAACTGAATCGCGGCGGTGGAGAGCTCGGCCACCACCACCCCGAAGCCCTGAAGTTTTCCAGCTTAACCTTCACGCTGGAGCGGCCACGTGAGTACCTCGTGCTTCTCACTCGCTTATCCATCCTCACGTGCCTCATCGTCTCCGTCTCTCTCGTTCTTCGCGCCACTTTCACATCCACCTCCGCACCCTACTCCTACGGTCTCCGTTTCCACGCCGTATCTCAGAAAGCTCTAGCTACACCGCCGGCGAGATCCACCGGTCCGATCAATATCTCTCACATCCAGTTCTGTATCGCCGGAGCAGCTGAGACCTGGCTCGATCGGAGCCGTTACACCTCCTCGTGGTGGAGCAACTCCACACGTGGATTCGTATGGCTCGATAAACCGGTTATGATCAATAAAAATCATTCAAATAACCGGTTCTCGATTCCGGTTCGAGTTTCCGATACAAGCTGGACTCGGTTCAGATTCTCCAGCTCACGAGCCGCGGTCAGGATCGCTCGCGTGGTCTTGGATAGTTACAAGCTGAATCTCCCCGACGTGCGGTGGTTCGTGATGGGAGACGACGACACCGTCTTCTTCGCGGAGAATCTCGTCGAGGCGCTCTCCAAGTACGACCACGAGGAGATGTGGTACGTCGGCGGAAACTCGGAGAGCGTCGAGCAGGACGTGATGCACGACTACGACATGGCGTTTGGAGGCGGCGGGTTCGCGATCAGCCGTCCGCTCGCGGCGCGTTTGGCCGCCGCGATGGACGGCTGTCTCCAGCGGTATTTCTACTTCTACGGTTCGGATCAGAGGATCGCGGCTTGCGTTAGCGAGATTGGCGTTCCGTTCACCGAAGAACGCGGGTTTCACCAG CTTGACATAAGAGGAGATCCATACGGGTTTCTATCCGCGCATCCACTTGCACCGCTTGTATCTTTACATCACCTCGATTACTTAGACCCATTATTACCTAACAAAACCCCCATCGAGTCGTTACAAACCCTTATGAAACCTTACACCTTAGACCCGCATAGAATACTCCAACAGATTAACTGCCATGACCCCAAGCGTGGATGGTCCATATCCATCTCGTGGGGATACTCCATTCAGATATACGCATACTTCTTAACCACTAAAGACCTGGAAACGCCGTTGCAGACTTTCAAAACCTGGCGGTCTTTTAGCGATGGGCCTTTCATGTTTAACACCCGGCCCTTGAAGCCTGACCCTTGTGAGCGTCCCGTCACTTATTTCATGGACGGAGCAGAGGATGTGGGGGATAGTGGGACGAAAACTTGGTATAGCGTAGGGGATAAGAACTATGGTCATTGTGAAAAGAGTGAGCATACTCGGGTTAACAAAGTGAAGAGGATATTGGTGACTTCAATGAAGATGGATCCTGAGTATTGGAAAAAG GCACCAAGGAGACAGTGCTGCGAGTTGTTGGAAGGAGGAGGAAATGAGAAAGAAATGTCAATAAGGATTAGGAAGTGTTCATCTTTGGAGATGATATAA
- the LOC106356771 gene encoding dnaJ homolog subfamily C member 2 has product MPRGRSDSAIKLITYSEELVDGKPFYAFSNSRPVKALNREPAGHAFHSAALKLHGFAEKPTDGEGSHKKVGDDDKDEEYVFPSFNPYANNKGRKKKKKPGGTQQQQDHQQDHYALLGLRNLRYLATEDQIKKSYREAALKHHPDKQHAALLLAEETEEAMEAKKDEIGSRFRAIQEAYEVLMDPTKRKIFDSTDEFDDEDCSPEEFFKVFGPAFKRIAKLSATASQRVPDLGDENTKLKDVEKFYSFWYGFKSLREFPNGGKHDLEKADSRQERRWMERENAKKTAKARKEDDVRIRNLVDNAYRIDPRITKREEEEKAKKQRKKEAKVMAEKKREEEAAEKEKMRKEEAKESAEKLKKDKEKERKLLLKERNRLRTISAHVLAQCLVSKEDVENLCMSLNIQQLQNLNDTMENKQGVELANVIKDHEANSKEKESEKANSKEKESEKANCVDAEPTKLDNTKKKQPWSKEEIDKLRKGIIKYPKGISRRWEVILDYIGTGRTVEEILKATKTVLLQKPDSAKAFDTFLEKRKPTVSIASPLSTREEELGESLPMGNNGEASGSSDADGWSSVQERALVQALKTFTKETSQRWERVAAAVPGKTMVQCKKKFAELKELIRSKKTGV; this is encoded by the coding sequence ATGCCGAGGGGGAGAAGTGACTCTGCCATTAAGCTAATTACATACTCCGAGGAGCTTGTGGATGGAAAACCATTCTACGCTTTTTCCAATTCTCGTCCTGTGAAGGCTTTGAACCGCGAACCTGCTGGTCACGCCTTTCATTCTGCTGCTCTCAAACTCCATGGCTTTGCAGAGAAGCCTACTGATGGTGAAGGTAGCCATAAGAAagttggtgatgatgataaagATGAGGAGTATGTTTTTCCTTCATTCAACCCCTATGCCAACAACAaagggaggaagaagaagaagaagcctggTGGTACACAGCAACAACAAGACCACCAACAAGACCACTACGCGTTGTTGGGATTGAGAAACTTGAGGTATCTCGCAACAGAAGATCAGATAAAGAAAAGCTACCGTGAAGCCGCATTGAAGCATCATCCTGACAAACAACACGCTGCTCTCCTTCTGGCAGAGGAGACGGAAGAAGCCATGGAGGCCAAGAAAGATGAGATAGGTTCTCGCTTCAGAGCGATTCAAGAAGCTTACGAGGTGCTGATGGATCCAACCAAGAGGAAAATCTTTGACTCCACTGATGAGTTTGACGACGAGGATTGCTCGCCAGAAGAGTTTTTCAAGGTGTTTGGTCCAGCCTTTAAGAGAATTGCTAAGCTGTCGGCGACAGCGAGTCAGCGTGTGCCGGATTTAGGAGATGAGAACACAAAGCTCAAAGACGTTGAGAAGTTCTACAGCTTCTGGTACGGTTTCAagagtttgagagagtttccTAACGGAGGAAAGCATGATCTTGAGAAGGCAGATTCGCGCCAGGAGCGGAGGTGGATGGAGAGAGAGAATGCCAAAAAAACCGCAAAGGCTAGGAAGGAGGACGACGTTCGAATCCGGAATCTAGTGGACAATGCGTATAGAATAGACCCGAGGATCACGaaaagagaagaggaagaaaaggCCAAGAAGCAACGGAAGAAAGAAGCTAAGGTTATGGCTGAGAAGAAGCGGGAAGAGGAGGCCGCCGAGAAAGAGAAGATGaggaaagaagaagcaaaagaatCCGCCGAAAAACTAAAGAAAGATAAGGAGAAAGAGAGGAAACTCTTACTCAAAGAGCGTAACCGTCTTAGAACTATCTCAGCTCATGTCCTGGCTCAGTGTCTCGTCTCCAAGGAAGATGTGGAGAATCTATGCATGTCACTAAACATCCAGCAGCTGCAGAATCTAAATGATACAATGGAAAACAAACAAGGGGTAGAATTGGCAAATGTGATTAAAGATCACGAAGCCAACTctaaagagaaagaaagtgaGAAAGCCAACTctaaagagaaagaaagtgaGAAAGCCAACTGTGTTGACGCAGAGCCTACTAAATTAGATAACACTAAGAAGAAGCAACCATGGAGCAAAGAAGAGATTGATAAGCTAAGAAAAGGAATAATAAAATACCCAAAGGGGATATCTCGGAGATGGGAGGTTATATTAGATTACATTGGTACAGGGAGAACCGTGGAGGAGATTCTTAAAGCAACTAAGACCGTTCTTCTCCAAAAACCAGATTCTGCCAAGGCGTTTGACACATTcctggagaaaaggaaacctaCAGTTTCAATCGCGTCACCTCTCTCCACAAGGGAGGAGGAGCTTGGAGAATCTCTACCAATGGGAAACAATGGTGAAGCAAGTGGGAGTTCAGACGCAGATGGTTGGTCGAGTGTGCAAGAAAGAGCTTTGGTTCAAGCTTTGAAGACGTTTACTAAAGAGACGAGCCAAAGATGGGAGAGAGTAGCTGCAGCTGTTCCAGGGAAAACGATGGTTCAATGCAAGAAGAAGTTTGCTGAGCTTAAGGAACTCATCAGAAGCAAGAAAACTGGAGTCTAA